TCCCCAGCCTGGTCCTTGTCTGGTGGCCATGGAATGCTCTCGGCATTCCCATCTGAAGGGACATCCAGAAAAGCTCTCAAATTGAGCTGTTTTAGTGTCTTAAACACCCTTAGAGCAGAGGGACTGTGTGCCCAGGCCAAGGAGTGTCCCCACCTTGCAGTCACTGCCCCATcagggccctggcacagcccctaCACCAGGGCTGGTGGCTGTGGGGACAAGGCCACCAAGCAGGGCTGTAGGGCCAGCAGGGACGTTGTGCTGCCTGCCCAAGGCTCTGCCCACCCTGGGTGGCAGCTGCAGGACCCACAGCGCcgcctgtccctgtcaccagctcccccagggccttgtgcccagggctggggctggcggctcctgccaggctggcaccagTCTGGGCACCCAGACATGGGGTGCCCATCACCCCTGGTCTgggcagcctcctgccaggctggcaccactgcctgctctgggggCCTTGGCGTTTTTTGGATAGGTTTTTATCCCCATTAGAAAGCACCACTCAGCTTCTGAGCAGGAGCTCCATGGTGGAGCTGGAAATCAGGGCTGGAACGCTGTGGGGACCCAGgaaagcccagctctgtggctgtgaTGGGTGCTCAAATCCCTCCATCCCCAAAACACCTCTCTCAGGTTCAGTCCCACAGTCAGGGTGGGCTCAGCAGGTAGGAGCAGCTTAGGGCAGGGTGGGCTCAGCAGTAGGACAAGCTCAGCAGAAAGCTGGGCCCCTTCCCAGGGACATGCCAGGCTTGGAGTGACTCATCCTGGCCCTTGATTGCTcaaggcagtggcagcagccaaagtgtcacctccctggcagcctgAGTGTCACCTCCTGGCCTGGGAGCCCCgccgtgtcccctccctgccatgggtgtgtgggtgcagggacaggctgcCTCTCACCCTGCATCCCACACCAGGGGCtctggcccagcctgggcaggagcagaactgTCCCCTCCGGGCTGTGGGTCCCGGTCCAGCCCCTGATTCATCTCTAAGAAGCTCCTCGGTGCAAAACCGCTGCAGTTTTGGGGCTGAAGCTCTCTGAGGCCTGAGCATTTCctggctggagcacagcagaggatcctgagctgagctgagcagttTCCATCCCAAGGCTGAGGCTGCAGATATCCAGGGCATtcaaataaaaaagccaaaaagccACAAAAGCTTTGATGGCTCTTGCGTAACTCAGCCTGACCTGACCATACCCTTTTAAGCCACCAAATCTCTCAAAGCCATGAAAAAGCCactataaaattaatatttttatgatcCCGTCTCCCACCCCTTCACAGCAACTAGAGAGCCCCAAAAGGAGCAGGACAAGGCCACGAGCCACAGGGTGAGGATGGGATTTCAGCTCAGGTATGGTCAGATTGGCTtccagagccccagcactgaaatgcagctgctgggtTCCAGCCAGGAACACCCAGGGAAAttcctgggctctgggaagagctgaggccctggcagcaCTCTGGGATTTGACTTTGGTATCTGAAATCTCAGTTTCATTGGGAAGGGGTCTGGGTGAAGCACAAGCATTGTGTGTCTGCGTCCTCCTCTCCTTGAGCTCCTCCTTGTCTCCAAATCCTGGCCACAGAGTTGGGAGATGAGggaaaaatcattttaattCCTTGCCCAGCTGCCCAAGACCCTGTTCACATTTAGATCCATCAAGGATCCAGTCTCCAATCCCTCTGCCAAGGGCCAAATCATCCTGTGAGAAAATCCTGCTGTATTTTATGCAAGATCTTGGGCAAGAGGCGATGCTGagtctgcagagctgggactgggatctgtgcctgctcccatccctgtggggctgccaggaggCACCCGGGGGCTCTCTGATGTGGAAACCCCacctggcacccccagccctcccaattcagccccagccctcccagttTACCCCCAGCCCTCCAattcagccccagccctcccagttTACCCTCAGACCCCCTGAtccacccccagctctccctggagcagggctcagagcagggagcacacGAGGAGGCTCAGAgcggctgccagccctgggagctgcagcagcacagccagagggaaTTCCACGGGCAGGAGGGGAAgccccaggatttgggatgaggAGAAAGCAAGGCCAGGAAAAGGAAGGTGGATGaggacacccagggctgctcctgggaaaGGCCCGAGATGCAAACCACGAGCTGAGTCACACAGGGGCTTTCTTAACCCAAAGAAGCCGAGCTggcattttgtgtgtgtgcccctggatgggtgcaggagcagcagctgtgccctgcctgctgcccccagccctgccaggctgagcctgttcccagcagggcacaggggacaggccCTTTGGCCTCGGGCTCCAGAGCACTCCTGGGTTTATTTACTCAGCTTCAGCAAACTCTAAGATGAAAGTGAGACTGAGGAGCGTTTTATTAAGAAAGAGTCCATCATTAtttctaagaaaaagaaaaacaaacatcttTCTGTCCTTGAGACGGCGTGGAGGCGTCCTGGCCTGGATTCTCTGGGAGTGTGGGGCCTGTGCacgctgctcctgcagcacaccCAGGCCTGCTGCCTCCACTCTCACTGCAcaccaggcagctcctgctgatttttctttctctggatcTGTCTTGGTCATGATGGAGGAGACCTTATCTCGCTTCTTTTCCTtgctctccctgccttccctggctctctgtTCCTAAGGGAAGACCCTCGGGCACCTCCCTTCTGCcaaagccctgctctggccagcAGGCCTGAAGCTCAGGAGGCCAAACCCATCCAGAGAGGGTCCAGACTCTGCCTGGAAAGGTTTTCAGTTGCTCTGAGTCACAGCTGAAGCTCCGGGTAGGAAAAGGAGAAGTGTCAaaacagaggagcagggaagggcgTGTCACAGATCCATCACCTCCTCTTCCACAGCTTTGTCCTGAGATTGCACATActtctcctgcactgccagggtgCTGATAACGCAGTAATTAAGGAAAACGAGGGGCTGGGCTCAAACACTCccttctgcaggagctctgAAGTTCCCAGCGAGGAACCAGCCCAGCCTCACATTAGCCCCAAGGCCATTGGAAAGAGGCAGCATCACCTGAGTTACTTCTGGCTCTGCCTGATCCCAGGCCTGACAAGTCCAGGAGAATCAATTGTATGGtttgaaggagaaggaaagacCAACCAAGGGAAGGTGAGAGAGAGGAAAGTTGTCAAAAGGTTCCTGACAAGTTCACAGTATGAATTCCCAACCTTTGGGGGGTTTGGTGGGCACAGGtgtctgccctgggctgggctgagcacacCCCACTCCCCACGTGTGTGTCACCCACCAGATGATGAACCTGGGCCTGCAAATTCAGCCTTAGTCCCCCAGGGAGAGAGAAATTTAactcagcagcagagaggataCGAAGAGAAGTGGAAGTCGGCGCCCACAGCTGCCGACATCAGCgcctccaggctgtgctgctcccgGTCCCCGAAGGAATATCCATTGGCCTTGTCCACAGCCTGCATCACCTGCCTCATGCTCTGCTtgtcctgcaggagggagctcgctgtgcctgctccttccccacaggcagcagcccacGCTGGCCTGGGCCCTTTGGGGCTTGGGGCCACCCTGACAGCGCCCGCGGGCCAGGGACACCAACAGGGACAAACAGGGACAAacagggacactgccactgGCCCTCCACCCTCTCATTCCCTTTCATCACCTTCCCCCAGCCCATTTGCCTGCTGGCACTTCTGCCAACTGCCTGATTAAGGGCAtttccagccctccctcccccttctcATTATTCACTGCTCCCTAATTTCACCCGGTTTTAGGTGACCCTCAGCCCAGGTTGGAAATGCAGGCCAGAAGAGCTGAAGAAGGGGGAGCCTGGATTCCCCACTCCAGGACACAAGGCTCAGGTAGCCCCAAGCTCAtcagcctttttctttcctttggctGCCACAGATCATTTACAAGTctggctgtgcttccctgctttccctgagtCTCTTCACAGCTGAGGTTTCCAGCCCTGTGGCTCTGAGCACACAAAAATCAGCTGCTGCACATGCAGGGCTCCCTGTTCCCTCCTGCTGGCTCACCTGGACGTTGAGTGGCACGAAGGACACCAGGCTGTAGTCCTCAATCACCTCCACCAGCTTCTCGTTGAGGCGGCGGAAATTCCTGAAGAAGGGATCGGAGGCCAAGTGGTCCACGAGGTAAGAGAGGTCCAGCACCTCGGTGTAATAATCCAGGTTGAAAGCTGCAGGGCAACAGGGAGCTCTGAGGGCAagctgggagctgaggagcACAGTGGGATCTGCACAGgtccccacccagccccatTCTCACACAGCTCATTTGCACCTGGCACCCCAATTCCACACCCCTGCCCCTCAAATTCCTCCATGTTCAAGGCCAGAATGGAGCTCTGAGCCACCCtggctagtggaaggtgtcccggtccctgcagggaggcagaAGAGATGAGGTGTGAGGTCCCTTTCcccccagagcaggctgtggtcagcagctcctcacccagCCCTGTTCTCACACCGCTGATTTGCACCTGGCACCCCAATTCCACTCCCCTGCCCCTCAAATTCCTCTGTGTCCAGAATGGAGATCTGAGACCCCCTGGCACATTGAAGGGAGGCAGAAGAGATGAGGTgtgagctcccagagcaggcCCTGGGGGAGATCCTCACCCAGCTTCCCGTAGTGCTCGATCAGGTCCATCTTGGAGAGGACGTTGACGTGGGGCAGCTCCACGTGCAGCATGGTGGACAGCGAggtgcagagcacagagatGAACTTCCCAGGGTCTGTGCAGTAGTGGGAGTCCACCAGGTGCACGGCAGCCAGCTGGGCAGTGAAGGGACACAGTCAGAGGGGCTCTTCCCCTGTgaccagcccagcctggaagGGGCCACAGGAGAGCCTGTCCAGGCctgactgcagctcctggggaatgagctcccagctcctgcccacaaAACAGCACCAGAGAATCCTGGActggtttgggtcagaagggaccCAAAGCCccaccagtgccagcagcagtaCCTGCAGCTCACCACCTTCTGCTGGGAGAGTCCCCTGTGGTTGGCactaataattaataattacaCTAACGAGCACTTTGATTCCCTGGGTTTTGTGTGGCTGTAACGATGtggtcccagagctggggaagtCACTCCAAGTCAGGGCTCTGAGGCTGagtcagggcagcagagcccagccagtCTGGGgctcccaggcagagcagaaccagccctgtACATGTCTTATTTTAGCAACTCCAATCCCATGTCCACTCACCCCAGTGAAAATAAGCTCTAATGTGCAGATTCCCAGTGACATTCCCAAGCAAATGAAGCTGCCCTTCTTGCTCAGAGCACGCAGGGTTTGCACGCTGGTGGTGCAGCCCCGCCGCAGAGCAAGCGCAGCGTCAGCAGCTCGGGGCTGctctcacctgcagctcccGTTGTGCAAGAGCCCAGAGCCCGTCCCAcgggctgctgcagggccctgctggggctctgccggggctgcagcagggcctggcacgGCCCCTGCATTcctcagggcagtgccaaggctCCCGGCACACACAGAACCCACCCTGGTGAAACCCCCCCGGGCTGGGGGAggatcctgcagcacagcaggacacactcctgccccagccctgggagtgctcagggacaggctggggttCTCTGggccagtggaaggtgtccctgcccatggaatggaCTGGAAGGAGACGGGCTTTGAGCTCCtctccaacccaacccattctgggaCTCCGTGTGAAGTGTGAGGAAGGaatctgtgctcctgctcccaaTCCCACTAAAAGCCCTGACAGGCCATTCTTTTGCCAATCTCTCCCAGCATAAAACAGGGCAGAATTCCCCTCCTTCCCTATAAAGCCACGTCACCTGAAAGGCCACAAACCTCCTGAAGGCAGCAGCCACGAGACCCCCCAGGCCCGCCGTGCCCAGGGGTGTGGAGCTGTCtggagctcccccagcccatccctaCCCTGAAATTCCACTTGGCCAGCTGGGCAAAGACGTTCTTGAGGGCCTGGTGGTGCGTGTAGAGCTCCACCTGCCCGGGCAGTCGAAGAGCAGGtagtgtccctgcagcccccgcAGCCGCTCCTGCAGCCAGTCGGCGTTGGCCTCCAGGTACTCCATGCAGTAGAGCAGCCCCCCGTTggggcccagccccaggctggccatCACGTCGGGCAGGGTGACCAGCTCGCCGATGTCCAGGGCGCAGGGGCCGGGCACGGCCTCGTTGGCAGGGTCCAGGTTCACCACGGCCACGCGGCGGCCCAGCCGCGCCAGGAACTCCCGCATGGCCTGGCAGTAGGTGCTCTTCCCCGAGCCCGGGGGGCCGATCACCACCTGGCCAAAGGCCAGCGGGCTGGGCCGGCTGTCCTCAGCCATGCTGgatcatcctcctcctcctgccggGCTCAGGGGACACGGGCACAGTGCcacactgaggggacacagggacagcgcCCCAGTGAGGGTCTGTGTTTATAGGGACAGGCTCTGATAGAGGAGACAGCACCTTGAGGGTTTGATCTGTGTTTATAGGGACAGGCTCTGCTAAAGGGAACAGGGGGACAGTGCCCCGTTGAGGTGTGATATGTGTGTATAGCGACAAGGTCTGatagaggggacagagggacagcaccCCACTGAGGGCTTGATCTGTGTTTATAGGGCCCATTTATCCCCACGTCTCCTTCTCCCCATTTGTCCCCGAGTTTCCCTCGCGTCCCCTCTTGTCCCTCACgaccctccttccctgctcccgCTTTCTCCCTCCCATCTCCCCTCCTTGCCCAGTCCGCTTCATCCCCTGTTATACCTCCCTGTCCCGGTTACCCCCTCTATCCCGGTTATTCCCCCCATCCCGGTAATCCCCCTCTATCCGGTAATCCCCCCATTCCCGGTTATCCCCCCGCTATCCCGATATTTCGCCCCCGGTCCCATAGGCCGCTCACCGCCGCCGGTGCCCCCGCTGTGGGTCCGGGTGCCCGCGGGCCCCGAGCGCCGCGTTCCGGGCGCGGAGCGGCCGCCGGTCCCACAGCGCCCTCTGGCGACCGGGGGGACGCGCAGCCCCGCCCGGGACTCGGTCAGGGCGAGGATCACGGGTTCGAGTCCCGGCCTCGGCTCTTGCCCCTCCAGCACCGCCCCAGCCCCGCTTTTTTCCCAATCACAGAATAAAttgggttggaaaaggcctctgagGCCATCGAGCCCTAGCTCTGACCAAACACCagcatggcactgagtgccacgcccagtttttccttaaacacctctgGGGACAGCTCGTTCTCAATGTCTAATCCCCCTTTCTGTgaataaattcttcctaatgCCCACCCTCAGCCTTCTCCTAGGTGGCTACACGCTCCTGGCAGGTAGAAGGAGGAATTCCTCCCTGCATTTTCTCCCTTCACCCCTTCAGGAAGTcacccagggcctggcctgccagcactggggcagtgggacagagctgtcccctgtgccagtgcccgGGCCAGGAgaacagggcagagcagcctggaaagCACCCGCTACCAGAGccacagggaaggcagagaaTCCCCCTGCAGGCTGCCAGGACCAGCCTTTCATCCTGAGCACCTTCCATCCCTGCCAGAGCGGGACAGCCACGCCCCAGCAACGCTCGGGCAGGGAAGGAGTtaccctgccctgcctgtacttgtccttccctgcctcccaggCTGAGAGTTCTGCTTCCTCAGCCTCACAAATGCACACATTCGGTTGATCCCAGCACGAATGTAAGTGTTAATCACTCTAAATCCTTCTCCATTCACACAGAATaccatttcctttcatttgaaGGGTTCAATTcgtgaggaaaaaaaacccactgtggcgattttaattacaaatctgtatttttactaaaaataaatacaaaactaCCCTGCTTACACTCAGcccaggagccagcctggcccGGGGAGCAGGACAAAGGCTGTGACAGTCCCTGCTCAGCGTGGCTGtgccctgaggctgcccagggcgGGCTGGGACGCTCGGACAAAGGCCATGTCCTGTCTGTACTTCatggctgtgaggggctggcGCCTCAGCAGCTGGTCACCCATGTCCTGGGGCTCAGGGTCATCGTAGATGGTGGAGATGACAACAGAGCTGTCACCACGGGGCTTCTTCTTCCTCACAAAGGTTGGCAGCTTCTCCCCGTGGTACctggagggaagcaggagggTTTGGTTGGAGCTGCAGAGGCCATCAGGCATCCCTGagcttcccagctcctttcctggaatggtttgggttggaagggaccttaaacccaGCCAGTTCcaccccatgccatgggcagggacagctcccacagaggctccagccctgctccaccgAGGAGCCCTGGATgtcaggaggagcagcctgttTGGCTGTGGAGGCTGTGAactgcccagctgtgcagggatccctgggacagccctgtccccacccagCTCCCTTtgcagcccctcagctgctgtgagcctgggcacaggggggaacaggggctgggagggcactTGGGAACTCACCCCAGCCCCCTCTTGCACCGGGGGTTCTGCCCCTCGTTGTCCAGAGCTTCAGCCATGCCAGAgttgctgctgcccaggcccagcccctctgtccagccctgctgctccaggacctTCCTGCCAAAGccctgggagagagggaaaagccaTCACAGACTTGCTGGACAAATCCCACCCTCACCCCCCATGGCTaattcctctcctcctcctcctgcccccaccCTGTGGGcccacccctcctgccctgccctgagaggcaggcagagctcaccCACCTTGGTGTGCCTCTCGAAGGTGCCAATGTGCTGCCCTGACACAGATCCATCCTCCAGCCCGGCCCGGAGCCGCTGCTCCAGCCACATCTGCACCGAGTCCCGAGCGTCCTTGTCCCCTCCATCTGGGGACAAAGCAACCACagtcagcacagcccagctcagccagcctgggcaccaCCAGCGTGCTCCCCAGAGCACCAGCACAGGAGGCAGAACCTGTTCTTTTTGGCAAGCCTTGCTGCCAGACCAGAAAAACACCGTTTCAGGTTCACTGACAGCTTGGGTGCTTTCAAAGAATGACAAAGAGCTCCCGAATTGTGCATGGTCAGAAGTTCCTGGTTCCCCTGGGGTGGGTGGCTCAGCTCTCATACCTTTGTCATAGTAGATGCTCATGTCCACGTCCCAGTCGTCGGCTGTCTGCTCGTCAAAGTCTGCCAAGAGAAGGGAAGCAGCACTTTGGGtgagctctggcacaggggagctctttccctgttccctggagcagagcctgacccccccagctgtcccctcctgtcaggacttgtgcagagccccAAGGgccccccctgagcctccttgctccaggctgagccccttccccagctccagcccctgccctgggcactccccagcccctccatgtctctggacacagctctgcactcAGGGCggtgcctcagcagtgccagcacagaggaaaCGGCCCTAGAGGCCCCCCAAACCCACTGcccaccccaggggctgccagcaggggTCTCAGCCTAGTGCCCAGGGAAGGCTCAGCTGGCCCGTGGGCTGGGTGACACAAACAGCAGGGTCAcctccatcctgctcctgccagaaCTGGGCATCTGTGTAGAACACGAGGCCGGAACCGCCCTTCTCCCACTTGAGCTCGATCTCCTCCTCGAAGAGCCGCTCGCGCAGCCGCTCCTGCTGCGTCACGTCCTCGTGCAGCGCCGCGTGCCGCTGCCACTCCTCACACGTGTCATTGTCCTGTGGGGGACagcatggcaggggctgggacactGCACAGCCCCCTCCTCGCACGTGTCATCGTCCTGGAGGGGACACTGCACAGCCCCCTGCCACTCCTCACGCGTGTCATTGTCCTaaaggggacagcagggtgtgggatggggctgggacacagcacagaccCCTCCTCACAAATGTCACTGTCCTGCAAGGACAatctgggatggagctggggacagcagctcagcctgctccctgccccgtCCCACCGccctcccctggagcagctctgctcaggcccCAACACGAGGGATGAGCTCATCCCTGACTCAGAGCCCTGCCAGAGTCAGCAGGAgaaatcccagagcagccccagcccaagGGCCCCAGCTGATGCCCATGTAAGGAGCAGGGCTGTTGGACCTCAGTCAGCACCAGCAGGGAGCTCATTCCAGGGCAGCTGATCCCTGGAGATTGCGTGGGCTccaggaagcagctcctggcacagacacagagctgcctgcccagtcctgggcacagccactgcccagCCAAGGAACAGCCCGGGAGAAACAGCTGGAGGAGTCTGTTTAgtctgcagaaggaaaggctgcataaaaagctgggaaaaggagggaacAAGAGTCCCTGTGCCCCACGCTGCCAGGAGAAAGGAATGGGGTGCAGCTACAGCAGAGATTTGACATCTGAGTTAATTCTGGCGGAGCAGAGAACGGGAATGGCTTGCCTGGGGATCTGTAATGACAGAGCTTTGGAGAACAGGCCAGACAGGCGtctgccagggacagggctgggatggctcctgccctgcccagttCTCCTGGAGCCTTTGTCACCGAAGCCATTTTCCCCAGAGTGACTAAACCCCCGGTGCAGGAGCACCTGAGGTCAGccctctgtgcagctctgcacgtcatcccagcacagcacgtggtgggatggagcagaggaCACAGAACAGCCTGGCAcggagctggggacacagcccagcctctgccacCCCATCTGCCAGGCACcagggcaggacctgctgggcagcacca
This portion of the Molothrus ater isolate BHLD 08-10-18 breed brown headed cowbird chromosome 24, BPBGC_Mater_1.1, whole genome shotgun sequence genome encodes:
- the GPN2 gene encoding LOW QUALITY PROTEIN: GPN-loop GTPase 2 (The sequence of the model RefSeq protein was modified relative to this genomic sequence to represent the inferred CDS: inserted 1 base in 1 codon); this translates as MAEDSRPSPLAFGQVVIGPPGSGKSTYCQAMREFLARLGRRVAVVNLDPANEAVPGPCALDIGELVTLPDVMASLGLGPNGGLLYCMEYLEANADWLQERLRGLQGHYLLFDCPGXVELYTHHQALKNVFAQLAKWNFRLAAVHLVDSHYCTDPGKFISVLCTSLSTMLHVELPHVNVLSKMDLIEHYGKLAFNLDYYTEVLDLSYLVDHLASDPFFRNFRRLNEKLVEVIEDYSLVSFVPLNVQDKQSMRQVMQAVDKANGYSFGDREQHSLEALMSAAVGADFHFSSTLAVQEKYVQSQDKAVEEEVMDL